A single region of the Pseudomonas solani genome encodes:
- a CDS encoding DNA repair ATPase, which translates to MSDAQAATPAQDVLDKAVAEGGAYEVLHKRLLDQGQRLRQTTESLNQKRLEEFGNSRMEVVGRVRIRTENNCIARDIVQVGDCLLFGYNVFIGLKKETHVADVFSLYRLVEEGEGYEAEPVPLEGSFLAAQGFVNDFNELYTYYKNTRLLQLAIRDGKLLASFQIGERITDIRVFRWSISADGRDVRYIDNRGERDIALPAPFDFEWKKATRDMVVQGRFPHLNILDTVFVETIGGDLTIKVENNTEDGLGIYREEVLDKTQSLDDAQVEFARLGSLILLKVLPYREEQWRYLVFNSLTRKVERIDAIGLACVQLPEDHGIIFPGGYYLQNGEYKTFEQSMDGMRFKRAVRSPNGEDVQYIFYHPEQGRAVLLTYNMINRQLQNPLFGHGYARLEDGRMVIFAAEGDEPTRIHPMQVWQTPFFTEEYAARQPARSGFLGRIGNAELVRGVSDLYDLSREIETPAVSVQRYSQLCQNTRRLFDVYHWLGSDQLEGLAPLLREVAATAELVLDEYEKVESIRRQSDQAMVGAEEKQKALLDGLLPDSWDQVQSFVDALNGITAQRGLLLTIRDYRYIDVARIDAMEAELLKAQERTAAATAGFLASEQALQPFVARLEALDAEAQKAETVAQLAEPLAALQAMAADLDMLSSLMASLQIDDATQRTRIIESISEIYARLNQAKARAEQRRKGLGSTETVAQFGAQFKLFSQGITNALGQAQDPERCDEQLSRLLVQLEELESRFGDHEQFLGDILAKREELLETFEAHKQSLLDERQRKAQGLLDAARRILESLGRRTAKFTQAEELNAFFAADPLILKLRELAERLRELKDSVKADDVEARLKGARDQAVRALRDKTELFEEGGNVIKLGPRHRFSVNTQELDLTLMPRGDELHLHLTGTDFLEPLRDPELDALKAFWQVALESESAQLYRAEYLAGQVLDAADAGQENLSLDGLKQLLGQPDELARVIRDFAAPRYKEGYEKGIHDHDAAAILAQLLPLRESAGLLRHAAPARAFASLFWDIRRSDESAAQWPERARTSRHIQQLFGRREGLLQLQAEILAAMQAFLVEQPLGLGAAVPAEAAEYLVQELAAERIEFTFSKYARQLQETLKLRLQGARMWDDYQQALSRLAERPAAQWALASNWLLGLCSEGEHAALADYIPEAVALSLLAEDFPRRITEVDLRFTVGNLMGEHPRIAERSLQLAVDDFFARLRGHREDFLPGLQRYQALRQVIIGRERDALRLAEFKPRPLSSFVRNKLINDVYLGVIGDNLAKQMGTVGENKRTDLMGLLMLISPPGYGKTTLMEYVAHRLGLIFMKINGPALGHEVRSLDPAQAPDATSRQELEKLNLALEMGNNVMLYVDDIQHTHPEFLQKFISLCDGTRRIEGVWKGRTKTYDMRGKKFCVVMSGNPYTESGDVFKIPDMLANRADIYNLGDTLGGMQEAFSLSYIENGLTSNPVLAPLATRDMADVYRFVAKAEGKPFSSNELSHSYSGAEINEITTTLQRLMQVRDVVLKVNQQYIASAAQADQYRTEPPFKLQGSYRNMNKMAEKISAVMNDAELLQLLADHYQGESQLLTTGAEENLLKLAELRGNQSPEQLERWAQIKRDFQRNKSMGGSDTDVGGRVVAQLNDLVESVRGLARQPDVEEAPADAQVPWQELLAGLEKLVQKPANLEVEVVAPAQQGVREVLVSLAESLENSFLPLIKVMDKKIDIDLRTHHRINDISNRLNQLGEMMGAGKAPGGESS; encoded by the coding sequence ATGTCGGATGCCCAAGCCGCAACCCCCGCTCAGGATGTACTGGACAAGGCCGTCGCCGAAGGCGGCGCCTACGAGGTGCTGCACAAGCGCCTGCTGGACCAGGGGCAACGCCTGCGGCAGACCACCGAGTCCCTCAACCAGAAGCGCCTGGAAGAGTTCGGCAACAGCCGCATGGAAGTGGTCGGCCGGGTGCGCATCCGCACCGAGAACAACTGCATTGCCCGCGACATCGTCCAGGTCGGCGACTGCCTGCTGTTCGGCTACAACGTCTTCATCGGCCTGAAGAAGGAGACCCACGTCGCCGACGTGTTCTCCCTCTACCGCCTGGTGGAGGAGGGCGAGGGCTACGAAGCCGAGCCGGTGCCGCTGGAGGGTTCGTTCCTCGCGGCCCAGGGCTTCGTCAACGACTTCAACGAGCTCTACACCTACTACAAGAACACCCGCCTGCTGCAGCTGGCCATCCGCGACGGCAAGCTGCTGGCGAGCTTCCAGATCGGCGAGCGCATCACCGACATCCGCGTGTTCCGCTGGTCCATCTCCGCCGACGGCCGCGATGTGCGCTACATCGACAACCGGGGCGAGCGCGACATCGCCCTGCCGGCGCCCTTCGACTTCGAATGGAAGAAGGCCACCCGCGACATGGTGGTGCAGGGGCGCTTCCCGCACCTGAACATCCTCGACACGGTGTTCGTCGAAACCATCGGCGGCGACCTCACCATCAAGGTCGAGAACAACACCGAGGACGGCCTCGGCATCTACCGCGAGGAGGTGCTCGACAAGACCCAGTCCCTCGACGATGCCCAGGTGGAATTCGCCCGCCTCGGCAGCCTGATCCTGCTCAAGGTGCTGCCCTACCGCGAAGAGCAGTGGCGCTACCTGGTGTTCAACAGCCTCACCCGCAAGGTCGAGCGCATCGACGCCATCGGCCTGGCCTGCGTCCAGCTGCCGGAAGACCACGGCATCATCTTCCCCGGTGGTTACTACCTGCAGAACGGCGAGTACAAGACCTTCGAGCAATCCATGGACGGCATGCGCTTCAAGCGTGCCGTGCGCTCGCCCAACGGCGAGGACGTGCAGTACATCTTCTACCACCCCGAACAGGGGCGGGCGGTGCTGCTCACCTACAACATGATCAACCGCCAGTTGCAGAACCCGCTGTTCGGCCATGGCTACGCGCGCCTGGAAGACGGGCGCATGGTGATCTTCGCCGCCGAGGGCGACGAGCCCACCCGCATCCACCCGATGCAGGTCTGGCAGACCCCCTTCTTCACCGAGGAATACGCTGCCCGCCAGCCGGCCCGCAGCGGCTTCCTCGGGCGCATCGGCAACGCCGAGCTGGTGCGCGGCGTCTCCGACCTCTACGACCTCAGCCGCGAGATCGAAACCCCCGCGGTCTCGGTGCAGCGCTATTCCCAGCTGTGCCAGAACACCCGCCGCCTGTTCGACGTCTACCACTGGCTCGGCAGCGACCAGCTGGAAGGCCTGGCGCCGCTGCTGCGCGAGGTGGCTGCCACCGCCGAGCTGGTGCTCGACGAATACGAGAAGGTCGAGAGCATCCGCCGCCAGTCCGACCAGGCCATGGTCGGCGCCGAAGAGAAACAGAAAGCCCTGCTCGACGGCCTGCTGCCGGACAGTTGGGACCAGGTGCAGAGCTTCGTCGATGCCCTCAACGGCATCACCGCCCAGCGCGGCCTGCTGCTGACCATCCGCGACTACCGCTACATAGACGTGGCGCGCATCGACGCCATGGAAGCCGAGCTGCTCAAGGCCCAGGAGCGTACCGCTGCCGCCACCGCCGGCTTCCTCGCCAGCGAGCAGGCGCTGCAGCCCTTCGTCGCCCGCCTGGAGGCCCTCGACGCCGAGGCGCAGAAGGCCGAAACCGTGGCCCAGCTGGCCGAGCCCCTGGCCGCGCTGCAAGCCATGGCCGCCGACCTCGACATGCTCTCCAGCCTGATGGCCTCGTTGCAGATCGACGACGCCACCCAGCGCACCCGCATCATCGAATCCATCTCCGAGATCTACGCCCGCCTCAACCAGGCCAAGGCCCGTGCAGAGCAGCGGCGCAAGGGGCTGGGTTCCACCGAGACCGTGGCCCAGTTCGGTGCCCAGTTCAAACTCTTCAGCCAGGGCATCACCAACGCCCTGGGCCAGGCCCAGGACCCGGAGCGCTGCGACGAACAGCTGTCGCGCCTGCTGGTGCAACTGGAAGAGCTGGAGAGCCGCTTCGGCGACCACGAACAGTTCCTCGGCGACATCCTTGCCAAGCGCGAAGAGCTGCTGGAAACCTTCGAGGCACACAAGCAATCCCTGCTCGACGAGCGCCAGCGCAAGGCCCAGGGCCTGCTCGACGCGGCCCGGCGCATCCTCGAAAGCCTCGGCCGGCGCACGGCGAAATTCACCCAGGCCGAAGAGCTCAACGCCTTCTTCGCCGCCGACCCGCTGATCCTCAAGCTGCGCGAACTGGCCGAGCGCCTGCGCGAGCTCAAGGACAGCGTCAAGGCCGATGACGTCGAGGCCCGCCTCAAGGGCGCCCGCGACCAGGCGGTGCGTGCCCTGCGCGACAAGACCGAGCTGTTCGAAGAGGGCGGCAACGTCATCAAGCTCGGCCCGCGCCACCGCTTCAGCGTCAACACCCAGGAGCTGGACCTGACCCTGATGCCCCGGGGCGACGAGCTGCACCTGCACCTCACCGGCACCGACTTCCTCGAACCCCTGCGCGACCCCGAGCTGGATGCCCTCAAGGCCTTCTGGCAGGTGGCGCTGGAGTCCGAATCCGCGCAGCTGTACCGCGCCGAATACCTCGCCGGGCAGGTGCTCGACGCCGCCGACGCCGGGCAGGAGAACCTCAGCCTGGACGGCCTCAAGCAACTGCTGGGGCAGCCCGACGAGCTGGCGCGGGTGATCCGCGACTTCGCCGCGCCGCGCTACAAGGAAGGCTACGAGAAGGGCATCCACGACCACGACGCCGCCGCCATCCTGGCCCAGCTGCTGCCGCTGCGCGAAAGCGCCGGGCTGCTGCGCCATGCCGCCCCGGCGCGGGCCTTCGCCAGCCTGTTCTGGGACATCCGCCGCAGCGACGAAAGCGCGGCCCAATGGCCGGAGCGGGCCCGTACCAGCCGGCACATCCAGCAGCTGTTCGGCCGCCGCGAGGGCCTGCTGCAGTTGCAGGCGGAAATCCTCGCCGCGATGCAGGCCTTCCTCGTCGAGCAGCCCCTGGGGCTGGGCGCCGCCGTCCCGGCGGAAGCCGCCGAGTACCTGGTGCAGGAACTGGCCGCCGAACGCATCGAATTCACTTTCAGCAAATACGCCCGCCAGCTGCAGGAGACGCTCAAGCTGCGCCTGCAGGGCGCGCGCATGTGGGACGACTACCAGCAGGCCCTGTCGCGCCTGGCCGAACGCCCGGCGGCGCAATGGGCGCTGGCGAGCAACTGGCTGCTTGGCCTCTGCTCGGAGGGCGAGCATGCCGCCCTGGCCGACTACATCCCCGAGGCGGTGGCCCTGTCGCTGCTGGCCGAGGACTTCCCGCGGCGCATCACCGAGGTCGACCTGCGCTTCACCGTCGGCAACTTAATGGGCGAGCACCCGCGCATCGCCGAGCGCAGCCTGCAACTGGCGGTGGATGACTTCTTCGCCCGTCTGCGTGGCCACCGCGAGGACTTCCTGCCCGGGCTGCAGCGCTACCAGGCGCTGCGCCAGGTCATCATCGGCCGCGAGCGCGATGCCCTGCGCCTGGCCGAATTCAAGCCGCGCCCGCTCAGCTCCTTCGTGCGCAACAAGCTGATCAACGATGTCTACCTGGGCGTGATCGGCGACAACCTGGCCAAGCAGATGGGCACCGTGGGCGAGAACAAGCGCACCGACCTGATGGGCCTGCTGATGCTCATCTCGCCCCCCGGCTACGGCAAGACCACGCTGATGGAATACGTGGCGCACCGCCTCGGGCTGATCTTCATGAAGATCAACGGCCCGGCCCTGGGCCACGAAGTGCGCTCCCTGGACCCGGCCCAGGCGCCGGACGCCACCTCGCGCCAGGAGCTGGAGAAGCTCAACCTGGCCCTGGAGATGGGCAACAACGTGATGCTCTATGTCGACGACATCCAGCACACCCACCCGGAATTCCTGCAGAAATTCATCTCGCTGTGCGACGGCACCCGGCGCATCGAGGGCGTGTGGAAGGGCCGCACCAAGACCTACGACATGCGCGGCAAGAAGTTCTGCGTGGTGATGTCGGGCAACCCGTACACCGAGTCCGGCGACGTGTTCAAGATCCCCGACATGCTCGCCAACCGTGCCGATATCTATAACCTCGGCGACACCCTGGGCGGCATGCAGGAAGCCTTCTCCCTCAGCTACATCGAGAACGGCCTGACCTCCAACCCGGTGCTGGCGCCCCTGGCCACCCGCGACATGGCCGATGTCTATCGCTTCGTCGCCAAGGCCGAGGGCAAGCCCTTCTCCAGCAACGAGCTGAGCCACAGCTACAGCGGCGCCGAGATCAACGAGATCACCACCACCCTGCAACGCCTGATGCAGGTGCGCGATGTGGTGCTCAAGGTCAACCAGCAGTACATCGCCAGCGCCGCCCAGGCCGACCAGTACCGCACCGAGCCGCCGTTCAAGCTGCAGGGTTCCTACCGCAACATGAACAAGATGGCGGAGAAGATCTCCGCCGTGATGAACGACGCCGAGCTGCTGCAACTGCTGGCCGACCACTACCAGGGCGAGTCCCAGTTGCTCACCACCGGCGCCGAGGAGAACCTGCTCAAGCTCGCCGAGCTGCGCGGCAACCAGAGCCCGGAACAGCTTGAGCGCTGGGCGCAGATCAAGCGCGACTTCCAGCGCAACAAGTCCATGGGCGGCAGCGACACCGACGTTGGCGGCCGCGTCGTGGCCCAGCTCAACGACCTGGTGGAAAGCGTGCGCGGCCTGGCCCGCCAGCCCGACGTGGAAGAGGCCCCGGCGGATGCCCAGGTGCCCTGGCAGGAGCTGCTCGCCGGGCTGGAGAAGCTGGTGCAGAAACCGGCCAACCTCGAGGTCGAGGTGGTCGCCCCGGCCCAGCAGGGCGTGCGCGAGGTGCTGGTCAGCCTGGCCGAGAGCCTGGAGAACAGCTTCCTGCCGCTGATCAAGGTGATGGACAAGAAGATCGACATCGACCTGCGCACCCACCACCGCATCAACGACATCTCCAACCGCCTCAACCAGCTGGGCGAGATGATGGGCGCCGGCAAGGCACCGGGTGGCGAATCGTCCTGA
- a CDS encoding flotillin family protein gives MNNIEWVMPFLTVLGLVVLFVVGILALFKAFYIKVPQGTALIVNDMSSTPKVHFTGALVYPVIHLKEFMRISLITLEVDRRAKDGLICRDNMRADITVAFYLRVNETQEDVLKVAKAIGVERASDRAAVNELFNAKFSEALKTVGKQFDFVQLFENRQDFRDRIIEVIGNDLNGYVLEDVAIDYLEQTAKNSLDPSNILDAEGIRKITELTAAQNVITNELERNEELAIQKKNVETREAALALERQQADAEARQKREIETIRAREEAETAKVKEEERLKAEQARIQAQQEIDVRVENHQREVEVAQQNRQRAVVIEVEKVTRAKDLEVVAREREVELQRIEKEKALEEQRKNIANVIRDRVAVEKTVAQEEERIKEVREISEAERAKQVIVLQAQAEAEQELVRQVKQAEADETRSKHKAVEINNLAQAELEAAAKQAEAKKRLAEGIEAERAAPGLADARVLEVTAAAQEKEGLAQARVRAEQLIAEARGEQEKGLADARVLEAAAAAKEKDGLAEAKVLEEKLGAQARGEEQLGAAKAKATKDLGSAEAEILLQRLNAEAEGLGKKFGALDALSDSARQHEEFRMQLEKSFEEAMAAIAANKDIAKDQAEVLATALGKAKIEIVGGEGDFFNSFAKSLSVGKAIEGVVGKSPVVQDVLARLLNGKSAPAAAVAAPAPERKAEPQDPVAGA, from the coding sequence ATGAACAACATCGAGTGGGTGATGCCCTTCCTGACCGTGCTCGGACTCGTCGTCCTGTTCGTGGTCGGCATCCTGGCCCTGTTCAAGGCCTTCTACATCAAGGTTCCCCAGGGCACCGCGCTGATCGTCAACGACATGTCCTCCACGCCCAAGGTGCACTTCACCGGCGCCCTGGTGTACCCGGTCATCCACCTCAAGGAGTTCATGCGCATCTCGCTGATCACCCTGGAAGTGGACCGCCGCGCCAAGGACGGGCTGATCTGCCGCGACAACATGCGCGCCGACATCACCGTGGCCTTCTACCTGCGCGTCAATGAAACCCAGGAAGACGTGCTCAAGGTGGCCAAGGCCATCGGCGTCGAGCGTGCTTCCGACCGCGCCGCGGTGAACGAGCTGTTCAACGCCAAGTTCTCCGAGGCGCTGAAGACCGTCGGCAAGCAGTTCGACTTCGTCCAGCTGTTCGAGAACCGCCAGGACTTCCGCGACCGCATCATCGAAGTGATCGGCAACGACCTGAACGGCTATGTGCTCGAAGACGTCGCCATCGACTACCTGGAGCAGACCGCGAAGAACTCCCTCGACCCGAGCAACATCCTCGACGCCGAAGGCATCCGCAAGATCACCGAGCTGACCGCCGCGCAGAACGTCATCACCAACGAACTGGAGCGCAACGAAGAGCTGGCGATCCAGAAGAAGAACGTCGAGACCCGCGAAGCCGCCCTGGCCCTGGAACGCCAGCAGGCCGACGCCGAGGCCCGGCAGAAGCGCGAGATCGAGACCATCCGCGCCCGCGAGGAAGCCGAGACCGCCAAGGTCAAGGAAGAGGAACGCCTCAAGGCCGAGCAGGCCCGCATCCAGGCGCAGCAGGAGATCGACGTGCGCGTCGAGAACCACCAGCGCGAAGTGGAAGTGGCCCAGCAGAACCGCCAGCGCGCCGTGGTCATCGAGGTGGAGAAGGTCACCCGGGCCAAGGACCTGGAAGTGGTCGCCCGCGAGCGCGAGGTCGAGCTGCAGCGCATCGAGAAGGAAAAGGCGCTGGAAGAACAGCGCAAGAACATCGCCAACGTGATCCGCGACCGCGTCGCCGTGGAGAAGACCGTGGCCCAGGAAGAAGAGCGCATCAAGGAAGTGCGTGAGATCTCCGAGGCCGAGCGCGCCAAGCAGGTCATCGTGCTCCAGGCGCAAGCCGAAGCCGAGCAGGAGCTGGTGCGCCAGGTCAAGCAGGCCGAAGCTGACGAAACCCGCTCCAAGCACAAGGCCGTGGAAATCAACAACCTGGCCCAGGCCGAGCTGGAAGCCGCGGCCAAGCAGGCCGAAGCCAAGAAACGCCTGGCCGAAGGCATTGAGGCCGAGCGCGCTGCGCCCGGCCTGGCCGATGCGCGGGTGCTGGAAGTCACCGCTGCCGCCCAGGAGAAGGAGGGCCTGGCCCAGGCCCGCGTGCGTGCCGAGCAACTGATTGCCGAGGCCCGTGGCGAGCAGGAAAAAGGCCTGGCCGATGCCCGCGTGCTGGAAGCCGCCGCGGCTGCCAAGGAGAAGGACGGCCTGGCCGAAGCCAAGGTCCTGGAAGAGAAGCTGGGCGCCCAGGCGCGTGGCGAGGAACAACTCGGCGCCGCCAAGGCCAAGGCCACCAAGGACCTGGGTTCGGCGGAAGCGGAAATCCTGCTGCAGCGCCTCAACGCCGAAGCCGAAGGCCTGGGCAAGAAGTTCGGTGCCCTGGATGCCCTCAGCGACAGCGCTCGCCAGCACGAGGAATTCCGCATGCAGCTGGAGAAGAGCTTCGAGGAGGCCATGGCCGCCATCGCCGCCAACAAGGACATCGCCAAGGACCAGGCCGAGGTGCTCGCCACCGCGCTGGGCAAGGCGAAGATCGAGATCGTCGGCGGCGAAGGCGACTTCTTCAACTCCTTCGCCAAGTCGCTCTCCGTGGGCAAGGCCATCGAAGGCGTGGTGGGCAAGAGCCCGGTGGTGCAGGACGTGCTCGCCCGCCTGCTCAACGGCAAGTCGGCGCCTGCCGCTGCCGTCGCCGCCCCGGCGCCCGAGCGCAAGGCCGAACCGCAGGACCCGGTCGCCGGCGCCTGA
- a CDS encoding OB-fold-containig protein translates to MDIFLQTALSFPTVLFSFLLCLAIIYWAIVALGLVEVDLLDVEADSLLAGDGVAALLSKLKLNGVPVTLVLSLLFAGSWFLSYFAELLVLSHLPLGLLRYPLGLVVAVVALGLSLPVAALICSPLRPLFHKAEAVTSKSVLGQTAVIRSGRVTLEHGEAVLEDGGAGLILKVRAEEAKGFKRGDRVVLLEYLEAQHAYRVITEDEFRGI, encoded by the coding sequence ATGGACATCTTCCTGCAGACCGCACTGTCGTTCCCCACCGTGCTATTCAGCTTCCTGCTGTGCCTGGCCATCATCTACTGGGCGATCGTCGCGCTCGGGCTGGTGGAGGTCGACCTGCTGGACGTCGAGGCCGACTCGCTGCTCGCCGGCGATGGCGTCGCTGCCCTGCTGTCGAAGCTCAAGCTCAACGGCGTACCGGTCACCCTGGTGCTCAGCCTGCTGTTCGCCGGCTCCTGGTTCCTCAGTTATTTCGCCGAACTCCTGGTCCTCAGCCACCTGCCCCTGGGCCTCCTGCGCTACCCGCTGGGCCTGGTGGTGGCCGTCGTTGCGCTGGGCCTGTCGCTGCCCGTGGCGGCGCTCATCTGCAGCCCGCTGCGGCCGCTGTTCCACAAGGCGGAGGCCGTCACCAGCAAGAGCGTGCTCGGCCAGACCGCGGTGATCCGCAGCGGCCGCGTCACCCTGGAGCATGGCGAAGCCGTGCTCGAAGACGGTGGCGCCGGGCTGATCCTCAAGGTCCGCGCCGAGGAGGCCAAGGGCTTCAAGCGTGGCGACCGCGTCGTATTACTGGAATACCTGGAGGCGCAGCACGCCTATCGGGTCATCACCGAGGACGAATTCCGGGGCATCTGA
- a CDS encoding PspA/IM30 family protein, with protein sequence MNVWSKLLAALRGGVNEAGEAIVDSQALRILDQEIRDADLELRKSKEALAEIMARQKLAEDRAGKCAAKVGEYEAYALKALEAGNEALAKEVAEKIANLENELLVEREQVAGFAANVAQLRKAVTQAEGNIKHLKQQVDTVKATESVQKAQMAVAQRYSGSQTKLHTAVESLERIKRQQAERAAKLEAAAELAATSSPDDDLDAKLRAAGIVADGTSADSVLARLKDKGKS encoded by the coding sequence ATGAACGTTTGGAGCAAGCTGCTGGCCGCCCTGCGTGGCGGTGTCAACGAAGCCGGTGAGGCCATTGTCGACAGCCAGGCCCTGCGTATCCTCGACCAGGAGATTCGCGATGCCGACCTGGAGCTGCGCAAGTCCAAGGAAGCCCTGGCCGAGATCATGGCGCGGCAGAAACTGGCCGAGGACCGTGCCGGCAAATGCGCCGCCAAGGTAGGCGAGTACGAAGCCTACGCGCTGAAGGCCCTGGAAGCGGGCAACGAAGCCCTGGCCAAGGAAGTGGCGGAGAAGATCGCCAACCTGGAGAACGAACTGCTTGTGGAGCGCGAGCAGGTCGCCGGTTTCGCCGCCAACGTTGCCCAGTTGCGCAAGGCGGTGACCCAGGCCGAAGGCAACATCAAGCATCTGAAACAACAGGTGGATACCGTCAAGGCCACCGAGAGCGTGCAGAAGGCGCAGATGGCCGTGGCCCAGCGCTACAGCGGCTCGCAGACCAAGTTGCACACTGCCGTCGAATCGCTGGAGCGCATCAAGCGCCAGCAGGCCGAGCGCGCGGCGAAACTGGAGGCGGCAGCCGAACTGGCCGCCACCAGCAGCCCGGACGATGACCTCGATGCCAAGCTGCGTGCAGCCGGCATCGTCGCCGACGGCACCAGCGCCGACAGCGTGCTGGCCCGCCTGAAGGACAAGGGCAAGTCCTGA
- the bacA gene encoding biofilm formation regulator BacA: MQNKSSAHYQRLFRQRLRDQGLVKKEVWILPENAQALLAVERKLRQPQPGPVNLEKEGVMEMPQIWNARALCEALAATELFTSGDAGIELIEGAEPSLHVTMHEYGDLPLFVALHGEQIIVEALLWPQSEVTDLVAFNEEVLLSRQLFPLSSIGLETLPGGERCYTMFGALSATSILSNVVYEIETLASNVIRATEAYEAYLKAQA, translated from the coding sequence ATGCAAAACAAGTCATCCGCCCATTACCAACGTTTGTTCCGCCAGCGCCTGCGTGATCAGGGGCTGGTGAAAAAGGAAGTCTGGATACTGCCGGAGAACGCCCAGGCGCTTCTGGCGGTTGAACGCAAGCTGCGCCAGCCCCAGCCAGGGCCGGTCAATCTGGAAAAGGAGGGGGTCATGGAAATGCCTCAGATCTGGAATGCGCGTGCGCTCTGCGAGGCCTTGGCCGCGACCGAGCTCTTCACCTCTGGCGATGCCGGCATCGAGCTGATCGAAGGCGCCGAGCCGAGCTTGCACGTCACCATGCATGAATACGGCGACCTGCCGCTGTTCGTCGCCCTGCACGGTGAGCAGATCATCGTCGAGGCGCTGCTCTGGCCGCAGAGCGAAGTCACCGACCTGGTGGCCTTCAACGAAGAAGTGCTGCTCAGCCGCCAGCTGTTCCCGCTTTCCAGCATCGGCCTGGAGACGCTGCCCGGCGGTGAGCGTTGCTACACCATGTTCGGTGCCCTGAGCGCCACCTCGATCCTGTCCAACGTGGTCTACGAGATCGAAACCCTCGCCAGCAACGTGATTCGGGCCACCGAAGCCTACGAAGCCTATCTGAAGGCTCAGGCCTGA
- a CDS encoding CaiB/BaiF CoA transferase family protein has translation MDTLAKPLAGLKVIELGTLIAGPFASRLCAEFGAEVIKVESPDGGDPLRKWRKLYEGTSLWWFVQARNKKSLTLNLKHPDGIAILKQLLSEADILIENFRPGVLEKLGLGWEVIHALNPKLVMVRLSGFGQSGPMKDQPGFGAVGESMGGLRYITGFEDRPPVRTGISIGDSIAALWGVIGALMALRHREVNGGQGQVVDVALYEAVFAMMESMVPEFDVFGFIRERSGNIMPGITPSSIHTSADGRHVQIGANGDAIFRRFMLAIDREDLATDPSLASNDGRDARRDELYGVIDRWVGSLPLDQVLATLTRAEVPASRIYSAEDMFNDPQFIAREMFLQARLPDGKPFRMPGIVPKLSATPGSAEWVGPELGEHTAELLAGLGYDAGRIDTLRKEGAI, from the coding sequence ATGGATACCCTCGCCAAGCCCCTCGCCGGATTGAAAGTCATCGAACTCGGCACCCTGATCGCCGGCCCCTTCGCCTCGCGCCTGTGCGCCGAGTTCGGTGCCGAGGTGATCAAGGTCGAATCCCCCGATGGCGGCGACCCGTTGCGCAAGTGGCGCAAGCTGTACGAGGGCACCTCGCTCTGGTGGTTCGTGCAGGCGCGCAACAAGAAGTCGCTGACGCTCAACCTCAAGCACCCCGACGGCATCGCCATCCTCAAGCAGTTGCTGAGCGAGGCGGACATCCTTATCGAGAACTTCCGCCCCGGCGTGCTGGAGAAGCTCGGCCTCGGCTGGGAGGTGATCCACGCCTTGAATCCGAAGCTGGTGATGGTGCGCCTCTCCGGCTTCGGCCAGAGCGGGCCGATGAAGGACCAGCCGGGCTTCGGCGCGGTGGGCGAATCCATGGGCGGGCTGCGCTACATCACCGGCTTCGAGGACCGCCCGCCGGTGCGCACCGGCATCTCCATAGGCGACTCCATCGCCGCGCTCTGGGGCGTGATCGGCGCGCTCATGGCGCTGCGCCACCGCGAGGTCAACGGCGGCCAGGGCCAAGTGGTGGACGTGGCGCTGTACGAGGCGGTGTTCGCCATGATGGAAAGCATGGTCCCGGAGTTCGACGTGTTCGGCTTCATCCGCGAGCGCAGCGGCAACATCATGCCCGGCATCACCCCCTCCTCCATCCACACCAGCGCCGACGGCCGCCACGTACAGATCGGCGCCAACGGCGATGCGATCTTCCGCCGCTTCATGCTGGCCATCGACCGCGAGGACCTGGCCACCGACCCGAGCCTGGCCAGCAACGATGGCCGCGATGCGCGCCGCGACGAACTCTACGGGGTGATCGACCGTTGGGTGGGCTCGCTGCCCCTGGACCAAGTGCTGGCGACCCTGACCCGCGCCGAGGTGCCGGCCAGCCGCATCTACTCCGCCGAAGACATGTTCAACGACCCGCAATTCATCGCCCGGGAGATGTTCCTCCAGGCGCGCCTGCCGGACGGCAAGCCCTTCCGCATGCCCGGCATCGTGCCCAAGCTCTCGGCGACGCCGGGCTCGGCCGAATGGGTCGGCCCGGAGCTGGGCGAGCACACCGCCGAGTTGCTCGCCGGTCTCGGCTACGACGCGGGACGCATCGACACCCTGCGCAAGGAAGGCGCCATCTGA